In Candidatus Paceibacterota bacterium, the sequence ACCGCGATCTGGAAGATTTGAGAGACAGACTGCAAACAGCCCAAGAGAAAATGTTCAAGTTCGGACTTTATCTAACTGTTTACGGCAATACTTTTGAAGAGATAAAAAGCGTAGAAACAACCTTGAGGTCAATTTTGGAATCAAAATTGATATATATTAAACCCTCCCTTTATCAGCAAAAAGAAGGATTCAACTCAACCTGTCCTTACGGCTTGGATCAAATACAGGCCCACAGCCCGATGAATACAGGCCCGCTTTCTTCCACTTTTCCTTTCATTTCCTTTGATTTGAGTTCGAACGAAGGGACGCTGTATGGCATAAATATGCACAACAATTCTTTGATTCTTTTTGACCGTTTCAGTTTGGAAAATGCCAACAGCGTCATTTTCGCCAAATCAGGTTCTGGGAAATCCTACGCGGTTAAGCTGGAAATTATTAGGTCTTTGATGTTCGGCATAGAATGCATTATTCTGGATCCTGAAAACGAATACCAGGCCTTAGCTGATGCGGTCGGCGGCTCCTTCTTTAATATGTCTTTATCGTCTCCGCACCACGTCAATCCTTTTGATTTGCCAACTCCTAGGGAAGACGAAAAACCAGAAGACGTTCTCCGCTCAAACATTGTTAACTTGGTCGGGCTTTTAAGGATTATGCTGGGAGGATTAACAGCCGAAGAAGACGCTATTATTGACCAAGCTTTATTCGAAACCTATGCAGCCAAAGACATTACCCCAACGACCAATCCTGAACTTTGGAGAGAAAAAATTCCCCTGATGTCTGACTTTGAGCAGGTTCTTGAGGGGATGGAAGGAGCTGAGTCTTTAGTAAGAAGGGTTAGAAAGTTTTCCAAAGGAACTTTTTCAAAGTTTTTCAACCAACCCACTAATATTTCAATGGACAAGCCTTTCGTTGTTTTCGGGATAAGAGACATGGAGGATGAATTAAGGCCCATGGCCATGTTTATAATTATGAGATACATTTGGAATAAAGTGCGCTCTGAGCTGAAAAAGAGAATCCTAGTGGTTGACGAGGCCTGGTGGATAATGAAGTCAGAAGACGGAGCTTCTTTCCTTTTTGGTATATGCAAAAGAGCCAGGAAATACTGGCTGGGGGTAACGACTATTACCCAAGATATCAACGACTTTATGAAGTCAGAATACGGCAAAGCGATTATCACCAATTCATCCTTGCAGTTTTTAATGAAGCAGTCTTCTGCAACGGCTGATACTGTCCAAAAAACTTTTAATCTGACTGATGAGGAAAAGATATTATTGCTGGAATCGGCAGTTGGGGAAGGAATATTCTTTGCCGGGCAAAAGCATGTATTGATGAAAGTAATTGCTTCTTATACCGAAGACCAGTTTATTACCACTTCTCCGGAAGAAATTTTAAAGATCAAAGAAGCTAAAAAAAGATTAGAGAAACAATAAAATCATATGCCTAAATCGTCGCTTGAGATATTCTTCAGTCCGGAAGGTCTTATTATCTTGCCATTCGCCGTTCTCATCGACCTTATCGGCATAATCTTAGTCTGTTTTGGCTTGGACGATTTTTGGATAACTGATATTATTGCCTGGATGTTTCTTGGTGGCTGGAGTTTTCTCCGCTCCCAAATAATACCCGCCCAGGGCGCAGAACCGATTGATATATCCCAAATCAGAAAAGGAAAGACTGACTTTAAGAAACAACTGCAAGAAGCAAGGAGAATATCAAAAGAAACCAAAACAGCTCAAAAAGGAGCCAAGGCCGCCAAATGGGGCAAGAGAATCAAGTGGCTTGAATTTATCCCTTATGTTGGAGCGCTGCCCCTTTGGTCGGTATCTGTTTACATGACGATAAAGTACTCTTAAGCAAAAACCGTCCTTCCAGGGGCGGTTTTGGAAAACAAACTCTATTATCAATTAGGGGTGTGGTTTTATCACCGGTCTCCTCTCTATTCCTTCTCCAATACTCTCAGTAACTACGTCGCTTCTCTCCACCAACGTCATATGAATAATTCTTCTTTCGTAGGCTGACATTGCGGGCAGCTCTTTTTGTTTTTTGCTGAGAGCTACTTCGTCAGCAGTTGATATAGCTAACTCTTCCAGATATTCTTTCTTTTTCTTTTTGTAGTCGTTAATATCCAAATCAATATAAAATATCTCTGCTATTTTTCTTCTTAAAATCGCTTTTAAAAGATGCTGGATTTCAGTTAAGGTCTGACCTCCTTCTCCTATTAAAATTTGCGGCTCTTCAGTTTTTAGAGCTATGGGGATAGTCCCTTCTTTCTCTGACATAATTTCAACTTCAACGTTAAAAGTAGTTTTTTCAAAAAACTCTTTAACGGTTTTTTTAATTGTTTCAATGTTGTTAGAATCAAGCATTTTTCTCTTGTTTTTGCGGCTTCATGATTAAATACTGCTGGAAAATTGAAAAAAGAGCGGTGATCGCCCAGTAAACTCCGATGGCTGCCGGCAGCTTCCAAAGGATAAATACTGTAAAAAGAGGAAAAAAGTAAAGCATCTGTTTTTGCATCATGTTTGAAAACTG encodes:
- a CDS encoding DUF87 domain-containing protein, with the protein product MDLSFLNNLTKKKKKEDPSEKIFETPMIEAKDIIAPSSIFVKPDHLMVGKRIAKSFFIFSYPRYLSTAWLSPIINLDQPMDVSFHIHPIETGLVLKQLRRKVTEVQAEIMEKEGKGLVRDPALETAYRDLEDLRDRLQTAQEKMFKFGLYLTVYGNTFEEIKSVETTLRSILESKLIYIKPSLYQQKEGFNSTCPYGLDQIQAHSPMNTGPLSSTFPFISFDLSSNEGTLYGINMHNNSLILFDRFSLENANSVIFAKSGSGKSYAVKLEIIRSLMFGIECIILDPENEYQALADAVGGSFFNMSLSSPHHVNPFDLPTPREDEKPEDVLRSNIVNLVGLLRIMLGGLTAEEDAIIDQALFETYAAKDITPTTNPELWREKIPLMSDFEQVLEGMEGAESLVRRVRKFSKGTFSKFFNQPTNISMDKPFVVFGIRDMEDELRPMAMFIIMRYIWNKVRSELKKRILVVDEAWWIMKSEDGASFLFGICKRARKYWLGVTTITQDINDFMKSEYGKAIITNSSLQFLMKQSSATADTVQKTFNLTDEEKILLLESAVGEGIFFAGQKHVLMKVIASYTEDQFITTSPEEILKIKEAKKRLEKQ
- a CDS encoding KH domain-containing protein, producing the protein MLDSNNIETIKKTVKEFFEKTTFNVEVEIMSEKEGTIPIALKTEEPQILIGEGGQTLTEIQHLLKAILRRKIAEIFYIDLDINDYKKKKKEYLEELAISTADEVALSKKQKELPAMSAYERRIIHMTLVERSDVVTESIGEGIERRPVIKPHP